Within the Hyalangium gracile genome, the region CCGGCCTGCTCTCCCGAGCAGCTCACGAAGGACCTGGAGGGCAGCCTGCGCAAGCTGCGCGTCGAGCGCATCGATCTGTACCAGCTCCACACCGTGGACCCGAAGGTGCGCTTCGAGGACTCGGTGGGCACGCTGGCGCGGCTGCGCGAGCAGGGGAAGATCCGCCACGTGGGCCTGTCCAACGTCTCCGTGGAGCAGCTGCGGACGGCGCGGAAGATCGTCCCCATCGTCTCGGTGCAGAACCGCTACAACCTGGCGGACCGGCACAGCGAGGCGGTGCTGGTGGAGTGCGAGAAGGAGGGCATCGGCTTCCTGCCGTGGTACCCGCTGGCGGCCAGCGAGCTGGCCAGGGGCGACAGCCCGCTCGCGCAGGCGGCGAAGCGCCACAACGTCACCCCGGGGCAGCTCGCGCTCGCGTGGCTGCTGAACCGCTCGCCCGTGATGCTGCCCATCCCCGGCACCTCCTCCCTCCAGCACCTGGAGGAGAACACCGCCGCCGCCGCCGTGAAGCTGTCCGCCGACGAGGTCCGCGAGCTGGCGCGCTGAGCGCGGCGGGCCACGGCGCCTGCCGCTGCACCAGCGTCACCGCGGGGCGGGCACGGCTCCCCGGGCTTCGCGCTCGGGGAACACGGGCAGGTGGCTGGCGGCCTCTCGCACCAGCCCCACGAAGGCCCGCGCCGCCTCCGTGAGCGGGATGCCCATCGTCCGCAGCGTGCGGCGGTGGTCCACCAGCACCACCCCCATCGCCGCCATCGCGACGCTCCACCACGCCGCCTGCCACGCCGCGCGCGTCAGCACGCCCCAGCCCTGCCGCGCGAAGAACTCACCGTGGTAGTCCAGGTGGTGCTGCTCGTCCTCGCAGATCTGCTCCAGCCCCCGCCGCAGCCCACCCTCCGGCAGCCGCGAGGCCAGCAGCCCGTAGAAGGCGCCACCAATCACCTCCGCCACCAGCAGCACCATCAGCTTCAGCCGCAGCCCCAGCAGCCGACGCCCGAAGACGAAGAGGCGCTCGGTCCAGTTGCGCGCCAGCAGCTTGCCGCCCAGCCCGCGCACCATCAGCCCCAGGATGCGTGCATGTCGCCCTTCCTCCGCCACGAAGAGCTTCAACGCCGCGCGGTAGTCCGCGTCGATGCCGGGCAGGTGCGCCCGATCGATCTCATGCGCGATGCGTCCCTCGCCCGCCTCGCCCAGCTGAAAGGTCGCCAACGACCCGGCGAGCGCCGGGCGCCAGGCCTCGGGCACCTCCTCCGCTCGCTCCACGCCCTCGGGCAGAGGCCGCTGCCGGTTCATCTCGAAGTGCTTGCGCCAGTCGCTCCACCGCATGGTCGTCTCCTTCGCGGGACGCTCGTGCGTCCCTCTCGCGAAGAAGAAATGCCTCAGTCGCCGGTGCCCGGAGGGACATCCCACCCGAGCGGTCGCGGCGCACCTCCGAGTGGTCGCCTGGTGCTCCCAGCCGTCCCAGGCGCTCGCGCACGGGGCGACGTTCAGTGTCAGCGGATGCGGGATTCTCTACGACGCCACGCGCTACGCGGTCGATGGTGGACAGTCGACGCAAAGCACGACGAGGGCCCTTGCATGGACTCGGCACGTGGGCACATTCTTCGTGCTGGCAACACCGAGGGAGGTGGGGCGATGCAGCTGGCCATCCATGAGCACGCGACGGTGGAGGAAGCGAGCAAGGATCTGCTCGACTTCGTCCTCACACCCTCCAACTGGCTCTCCATCGAGCAGCAGACGGAGGATCCGTCCTCGCGTCCCGCGCAGAACGCGCTCTATCAGCGGCGCGTAGGGCCGCTGCGCATCTGCGCCAGCGTGGACGTGTCCTCCTCGCTCGAGGTCTTCCTGCGGGTGGCCTTCCGCGCGCCGGGCCTCACGCCCGTGAAGGCCGCCGACCACCTGGAGACGTTCCTGCGCACGCGCATGCCGCTGACGCCCAACACCGAGTGGCAGGTGGAGGTGGACGAGCGCCGGTGGATCCACTTCGTGCGGCGCTACGCCGGCGCGCGGCTCCAGGCCTGAGGCCAGCGCTCACGCCAGCTTGTAGTAGCGCAGCGGCTGGCCCACGTTCTTCACGGCTGTCTCCACGAGCGGGCTGAACCTCAGCCCCTGCACCCAGGGCTCCTGGGACTCGCTCAGCGCCTCGCGCGCGCTCTCCATCAGCAGCGTCTCCCG harbors:
- a CDS encoding aldo/keto reductase, with product MATSLPAAAAGTFRLGDMTVNRMGFGAMRITGQGIWGEPKDVEACKRLLRRVVELGINLIDTAASYGPDVSERIIGETLHPYANGLIIATKGGLTRSGPNGWHPACSPEQLTKDLEGSLRKLRVERIDLYQLHTVDPKVRFEDSVGTLARLREQGKIRHVGLSNVSVEQLRTARKIVPIVSVQNRYNLADRHSEAVLVECEKEGIGFLPWYPLAASELARGDSPLAQAAKRHNVTPGQLALAWLLNRSPVMLPIPGTSSLQHLEENTAAAAVKLSADEVRELAR
- a CDS encoding ferritin-like domain-containing protein, whose protein sequence is MRWSDWRKHFEMNRQRPLPEGVERAEEVPEAWRPALAGSLATFQLGEAGEGRIAHEIDRAHLPGIDADYRAALKLFVAEEGRHARILGLMVRGLGGKLLARNWTERLFVFGRRLLGLRLKLMVLLVAEVIGGAFYGLLASRLPEGGLRRGLEQICEDEQHHLDYHGEFFARQGWGVLTRAAWQAAWWSVAMAAMGVVLVDHRRTLRTMGIPLTEAARAFVGLVREAASHLPVFPEREARGAVPAPR